A genomic window from Brevibacillus agri includes:
- the yfmF gene encoding EF-P 5-aminopentanol modification-associated protein YfmF produces the protein MKAQTSEIAFQSSQMNGMNVHILPTAKFKTTTIVTMIEQALSEEHVTKTALLANVMKRASARFPETKLLRAHLDFLYGAIFDVDVMKKGERQILQIYMEVPNEKYLSKEDALLEQAIQFVGDMLVRPYVQNNAFAEKYVTQEKEALRKRIESLIDDKMKYANQRVTEEMCKGEPFSLLVQGRVQDLPAITGQELYRYFQEITTTNPINMFVVGDVEPQTVADAIRTHIPLARKAAGELQLGGATKQVAEEKEVVDRLDVNQAKLNIGCRTQVTYKDDDYPALLLYNGILGGFPHSKLFVNVREKESLAYYAVSRLESHKGIMMIMSGIDVGKYKRAVEIIKEQLEQMRAGNISEEELTQTRATLSNQFRELLDSARGMIDFTYNGVISGRKRKLDELLAGIEQAGIEDIKRVANKVAIDTIYLLRDKKGEA, from the coding sequence ATGAAAGCACAGACGTCTGAGATCGCGTTTCAAAGCTCCCAAATGAACGGGATGAACGTACATATTCTTCCGACCGCCAAATTCAAGACTACGACGATCGTGACGATGATTGAACAGGCTCTGTCGGAGGAACACGTGACCAAGACCGCGCTGCTGGCGAACGTCATGAAGCGGGCGAGCGCCCGTTTTCCGGAGACCAAGCTGTTGCGTGCGCACCTCGACTTTTTGTACGGCGCCATTTTTGATGTAGATGTCATGAAAAAAGGCGAACGGCAAATCCTGCAAATTTATATGGAGGTGCCGAACGAGAAGTACTTGTCTAAAGAGGACGCGCTATTGGAGCAGGCGATTCAGTTCGTAGGCGACATGCTGGTGCGGCCGTATGTGCAAAACAATGCGTTTGCCGAGAAGTATGTGACGCAGGAAAAAGAAGCGCTGCGAAAGCGGATCGAGAGCCTGATTGACGACAAGATGAAGTACGCCAATCAGCGCGTCACAGAAGAGATGTGCAAAGGAGAGCCGTTCTCCCTGCTGGTCCAGGGGCGAGTGCAAGACTTGCCGGCGATCACGGGCCAGGAGCTGTACCGCTATTTTCAGGAAATCACCACAACCAATCCGATCAACATGTTTGTCGTCGGGGATGTCGAGCCGCAAACAGTGGCCGATGCGATCCGCACGCACATCCCGCTTGCGCGCAAGGCAGCGGGCGAGTTGCAGCTCGGTGGCGCGACCAAGCAAGTTGCGGAAGAAAAGGAAGTCGTCGATCGCCTCGATGTGAACCAGGCCAAGCTGAATATCGGCTGCCGCACGCAGGTGACGTACAAGGATGACGACTATCCGGCCTTGCTGTTGTACAACGGCATTTTGGGCGGATTCCCGCATTCCAAGTTGTTTGTCAATGTCCGGGAAAAAGAAAGCCTCGCTTACTACGCTGTATCGCGCCTGGAGAGCCATAAAGGAATCATGATGATTATGTCCGGCATCGACGTCGGCAAATACAAGCGCGCAGTCGAGATCATCAAGGAACAGTTGGAGCAGATGCGGGCAGGCAATATTTCCGAGGAAGAGCTGACGCAGACGCGAGCTACCTTGTCCAACCAGTTTCGCGAGCTTTTGGACAGCGCCCGCGGCATGATTGATTTCACTTACAACGGCGTGATTAGCGGCCGCAAGCGCAAGCTGGATGAACTGCTCGCGGGAATTGAGCAGGCCGGCATCGAAGACATCAAACGGGTGGCGAATAAGGTAGCGATCGATACGATCTACTTGCTGCGCGACAAGAAGGGAGAGGCGTAA
- a CDS encoding ABC transporter permease, with translation MDWGVILSNLVHDTIVFSTALIFASLGGLYSERSGVVNIALEGMMIIGAFTGAVITYAFQDSLGAFAPWIGFILAGIAGSIFALPHAVASVTFKADQTVSGVALNFLAAGLSVYLTKIIFNGAGQTTTLSSVFAKWEIPLLHDIPYLGHAIFEAYPTSYLAFIAVFLTWYLIFKTPFGLRLRAVGEHPRAADTVGINVKRMRYTAVMISGALAALGGATISLTTTSNFSHNTVSGQGFIAIAALIFGKWHPAGAMGAALFFGVAQAIKSLVQIFGLTKFIPTEFIFMLPYVLTILVMAGLVGRSNAPAALGKPYDTGSR, from the coding sequence ATGGATTGGGGAGTCATTCTTAGCAACCTCGTTCATGATACCATCGTGTTTTCCACTGCCCTGATTTTTGCCTCTCTGGGCGGGCTCTATTCCGAGCGCTCTGGTGTCGTGAATATTGCGCTGGAAGGCATGATGATTATCGGTGCCTTTACAGGTGCCGTCATTACGTACGCGTTCCAAGATTCGCTGGGAGCATTCGCTCCGTGGATCGGCTTTATTTTGGCGGGGATCGCCGGTTCGATTTTTGCCCTTCCGCACGCTGTCGCTTCCGTTACCTTCAAAGCGGACCAGACAGTCAGCGGCGTGGCCTTGAACTTTTTGGCGGCAGGTCTGTCCGTGTACTTGACCAAAATCATCTTTAACGGCGCGGGCCAGACAACGACCTTGTCCAGCGTCTTTGCTAAGTGGGAAATTCCGCTTTTGCACGACATCCCGTATTTGGGACATGCTATCTTTGAAGCGTATCCGACGAGCTATTTGGCGTTTATCGCGGTCTTTTTGACCTGGTACCTGATCTTCAAAACTCCGTTCGGCTTGCGTCTACGCGCGGTCGGTGAGCATCCGCGCGCTGCTGACACGGTTGGGATCAACGTGAAAAGAATGCGTTATACCGCTGTCATGATTAGCGGTGCGCTGGCTGCTTTGGGCGGGGCGACAATCTCGCTGACGACGACGAGCAACTTTTCCCATAACACCGTATCCGGCCAAGGGTTTATCGCGATTGCCGCGTTGATTTTCGGAAAATGGCATCCGGCCGGAGCGATGGGCGCTGCCTTGTTCTTCGGGGTTGCCCAAGCGATCAAGTCTTTGGTGCAGATTTTCGGACTGACCAAGTTCATTCCGACCGAGTTTATTTTCATGCTGCCGTACGTACTGACTATTTTGGTCATGGCTGGTCTGGTTGGACGCTCCAACGCTCCTGCCGCACTGGGCAAACCGTACGATACCGGCTCTCGTTAA
- a CDS encoding GntR family transcriptional regulator — protein MSIKGNVRSLFLLVMDKIKSDIETGQLRPGERLPSEAELSKQLGVSRATLREALRLLEEEKIVIRRHGVGTFINSKPVFSGGIGELFSVTDAIERQGYTAGTMILKTYFGEAGDEERKSLALNPGEGVLTVERIRTADGEPVVYCIDRIPARLVPEGYTAGGESIFKWLESATGVRISYAVAHIEPMGYNEKVSNLLHCDKSTPLLLLKQIHYDESEKPVLYSHNYFRADKIHFHVVRRRL, from the coding sequence ATGAGCATCAAAGGGAATGTTCGATCACTTTTCCTCTTGGTTATGGACAAAATCAAGAGTGATATCGAAACCGGACAACTGCGTCCCGGTGAACGCCTCCCATCCGAAGCCGAACTATCCAAGCAGTTAGGCGTAAGCAGGGCAACCCTTCGCGAGGCGCTCCGTCTTCTGGAAGAAGAGAAAATTGTCATTCGCAGACACGGTGTAGGGACATTTATCAATTCCAAACCTGTTTTTTCAGGCGGAATTGGGGAACTCTTTAGTGTGACGGATGCAATTGAACGCCAAGGATACACAGCAGGAACGATGATCCTGAAGACGTACTTTGGCGAGGCAGGAGACGAGGAGCGGAAAAGCTTGGCCTTGAATCCGGGCGAAGGCGTGCTGACGGTAGAGCGCATTCGGACGGCCGACGGCGAACCAGTGGTCTACTGTATCGACCGTATTCCTGCGCGCTTGGTGCCAGAAGGCTACACGGCTGGCGGGGAGTCCATTTTCAAATGGCTGGAGAGCGCTACAGGGGTGCGAATTTCGTATGCAGTGGCTCACATTGAACCCATGGGCTACAATGAAAAGGTTTCCAATCTGCTGCACTGCGACAAATCTACACCATTGCTCTTGCTCAAGCAGATTCATTACGACGAAAGTGAAAAGCCGGTTTTATACTCCCATAACTACTTCAGAGCTGACAAAATTCACTTTCACGTCGTGCGGAGACGGTTGTAA
- a CDS encoding BMP family ABC transporter substrate-binding protein has protein sequence MKKVLSVLSVATLSLSLVLAGCGSKPEAQPQGQTGASNGGAEGGAKTAIRVGMVTDVGGVNDNSFNQSAWEGLQRFQTELNLPKDSVNYLQSTSDAEYVPNLTQFVKDKWDLTWGIGFLMGDHLKKVADENKDAKLAIIDAEVDAPNVESVLFKEHEGSFLAGVVAAKMTKTKTVGFVGGVEIPVIKRFEVGFEAGVKAADPSVKVIKVYTGAFDKPDLGKSTASQMYGQGADIIFHASGGTGDGVFNEAKDRKAKGENVWVIGVDKDQSLTFGDEITLTSMVKRVDEAVFRVSKDLSEGKFEGGKIKWLGLAEDGVGLASTSNKNVPEDVLKLVEEYKQKIVKGEISVPDK, from the coding sequence ATGAAGAAAGTTCTATCCGTGCTTTCTGTGGCAACACTCAGCCTGTCGCTTGTTCTTGCTGGCTGCGGAAGCAAACCAGAAGCACAACCTCAAGGTCAGACTGGCGCAAGCAATGGCGGCGCTGAAGGCGGTGCCAAAACAGCGATCCGAGTTGGTATGGTTACGGACGTTGGCGGCGTAAACGACAACTCCTTCAACCAAAGTGCCTGGGAAGGTCTGCAACGTTTCCAAACCGAGCTGAACCTGCCAAAAGACAGCGTAAACTATCTGCAATCCACCAGCGATGCTGAGTATGTACCTAACCTGACTCAATTTGTAAAAGACAAATGGGATCTGACTTGGGGTATCGGTTTCCTGATGGGCGATCACCTGAAAAAAGTAGCTGACGAAAACAAAGATGCGAAACTGGCGATCATTGACGCGGAAGTAGATGCGCCTAACGTGGAATCCGTTCTCTTCAAAGAGCACGAAGGTTCCTTCCTCGCTGGGGTAGTAGCAGCGAAAATGACCAAAACGAAAACAGTCGGTTTCGTTGGTGGCGTTGAAATCCCGGTTATCAAACGTTTCGAAGTTGGTTTCGAAGCAGGGGTAAAAGCGGCTGATCCTAGCGTTAAAGTAATCAAAGTGTACACAGGTGCATTTGACAAGCCTGACCTTGGCAAATCCACTGCTTCCCAAATGTACGGTCAAGGCGCTGACATCATCTTCCACGCTTCCGGCGGTACAGGTGATGGCGTATTTAACGAAGCAAAAGACCGCAAAGCTAAAGGCGAAAACGTTTGGGTAATCGGTGTAGACAAAGACCAATCCCTGACATTCGGTGACGAGATTACTCTCACTTCCATGGTAAAACGCGTTGACGAAGCTGTATTCCGTGTATCCAAAGACCTGTCCGAAGGTAAATTCGAGGGCGGTAAAATCAAATGGCTCGGTCTTGCTGAAGACGGTGTAGGCTTGGCTTCCACTTCCAATAAGAACGTTCCAGAAGACGTACTGAAGCTGGTTGAAGAATACAAGCAAAAAATCGTTAAAGGCGAAATCTCGGTGCCAGACAAGTAA
- a CDS encoding FtsK/SpoIIIE family DNA translocase, producing MPLSRRKRERSQAALASVVKIELLGLLIIVLSLIGLLESGWLGKNILAFMFRFVAGSWDFLIPVLMIGMAVHMMFTRQAPRLTYRVLGIALIGVAILTWDHMILYKQITADGKFAEQSIIRVTWDRIWLDHSQKVSTTGVGGGMVGALFFAVTNGLVGTIGTGLIIVFLFLVGLMFLFNLSYVNILMFVRDKIALFYGKAKETVKDSVQLLQEEGERRKKEAKEADAQRKQKLAEAGEPDPDAISVRELKANFDEQAAEQPVIPVIHDFADRIAMEDDGGPAEPAQTPKPVAAQPKQEITFALEGDEEIFGTLETAEEQPAVPYELPSLQMLSRPRSTGTAKDVDHTSNALKLVQTLKSFGVSATVSEVHRGPAVTRYEVQPATGVKVSRIVSLTDDLALALAAKDIRIEAPIPGKSAIGIEVPNSEVAVVSLREVLESPQYQDAPGKLTVALGRDISGQPIVADLTKMPHLLVAGATGSGKSVCINGLIMSILFKAKPDEVKLMMVDPKMVELNVYNGIPHLLAPVVTDPKRASVALKKVVAEMERRYNLFAKTGSRNIEMYNAQVQGPPLPYIVVIVDELADLMMVAPGEVEDAICRLAQMARASGIHLIIATQRPSVDVITGVIKANIPSRIAFGVSSMADSRTILDMGGAEKLLGRGDMLSLPMGASKPIRVQGAFVSDKEVEEVVRFVKEQQEVRYNEEMIPGEVQEEQQAVVDDELYDQAVQIVSEAQTASASLLQRRLRVGYTRAARLIDMMEAQGVVGPYEGSKPREVRVPRPSIESNIS from the coding sequence GTGCCATTGAGTAGGAGAAAAAGAGAGCGGTCACAAGCGGCATTGGCCTCGGTTGTCAAAATAGAGCTGCTCGGATTGCTCATTATTGTGCTGTCCTTGATCGGACTTCTGGAAAGCGGATGGCTGGGCAAAAATATTCTGGCGTTTATGTTCCGGTTCGTTGCCGGCTCCTGGGATTTTCTCATCCCTGTGCTGATGATCGGAATGGCTGTCCACATGATGTTTACGAGACAGGCGCCGCGGCTCACCTATCGCGTGCTTGGGATTGCGCTGATCGGTGTAGCGATCCTGACGTGGGACCATATGATTTTGTACAAGCAAATCACGGCTGACGGCAAATTCGCCGAGCAGAGCATCATTCGGGTCACATGGGACAGAATTTGGCTCGATCACAGCCAAAAAGTGTCCACGACCGGAGTGGGCGGGGGCATGGTGGGGGCGCTTTTCTTCGCTGTCACAAACGGCCTCGTCGGAACGATCGGGACTGGCTTAATTATCGTCTTTTTGTTTCTCGTCGGTCTTATGTTTCTGTTCAATCTTTCTTATGTGAACATTTTGATGTTTGTCCGGGACAAAATCGCACTTTTCTACGGCAAGGCGAAGGAGACGGTCAAAGACTCCGTGCAGCTTTTGCAGGAAGAGGGCGAGCGCCGGAAAAAAGAGGCGAAGGAAGCGGACGCGCAGCGCAAGCAGAAGCTGGCAGAAGCTGGCGAGCCTGACCCGGATGCGATTTCTGTGCGAGAGCTGAAGGCGAACTTCGACGAGCAGGCAGCGGAGCAGCCTGTCATTCCTGTCATTCACGATTTTGCCGACCGGATCGCGATGGAAGACGATGGGGGGCCGGCAGAGCCTGCGCAAACGCCCAAGCCTGTTGCCGCACAACCGAAACAGGAAATTACGTTTGCCCTGGAAGGCGACGAAGAGATTTTCGGGACGCTGGAGACGGCAGAAGAACAGCCAGCGGTGCCATATGAGCTGCCGAGCTTGCAGATGCTGTCCAGACCGCGTTCAACGGGAACGGCCAAAGATGTGGACCACACCTCGAATGCGCTCAAGCTGGTGCAAACGTTGAAAAGCTTTGGCGTAAGCGCGACGGTTTCCGAAGTGCATCGCGGCCCGGCCGTCACCCGCTACGAGGTGCAGCCAGCCACGGGGGTAAAAGTGAGCCGGATTGTCAGTTTGACAGACGACCTGGCGCTGGCGCTTGCAGCCAAAGACATTCGCATCGAGGCGCCGATTCCAGGCAAATCGGCGATCGGTATCGAGGTTCCCAACTCCGAGGTAGCCGTCGTGTCGCTTCGCGAAGTGCTGGAATCGCCGCAATATCAGGATGCGCCAGGCAAATTGACCGTTGCTTTGGGCCGCGATATTTCGGGCCAGCCGATCGTGGCCGATCTGACGAAAATGCCGCACTTGCTGGTGGCCGGAGCTACGGGCAGCGGGAAGTCAGTCTGCATCAACGGCTTGATTATGAGCATCTTGTTCAAGGCGAAACCGGACGAAGTCAAGCTGATGATGGTTGACCCGAAAATGGTCGAGCTGAACGTTTACAACGGCATCCCGCATTTGCTGGCCCCGGTCGTGACAGATCCGAAGCGGGCTTCGGTCGCGCTGAAAAAAGTCGTGGCCGAAATGGAGCGGCGCTACAACCTGTTTGCGAAAACGGGCAGCCGCAACATCGAGATGTACAATGCGCAAGTGCAGGGCCCGCCTTTACCGTACATCGTCGTCATCGTCGACGAGCTGGCTGACCTGATGATGGTCGCCCCAGGCGAGGTCGAGGACGCGATTTGCCGCCTCGCGCAAATGGCGCGCGCTTCCGGCATTCATTTGATTATTGCGACACAGCGTCCTTCTGTTGACGTCATCACAGGGGTCATCAAGGCGAACATCCCTTCCCGGATCGCCTTTGGCGTCTCCTCGATGGCGGACTCCCGCACGATTCTCGACATGGGCGGAGCGGAGAAGTTGCTGGGCAGAGGCGACATGCTCTCCTTGCCGATGGGAGCCTCCAAGCCGATTCGCGTGCAAGGCGCCTTCGTCTCTGACAAGGAAGTCGAGGAAGTTGTCCGCTTTGTCAAAGAGCAGCAGGAAGTGCGCTACAACGAAGAAATGATTCCGGGAGAAGTGCAGGAGGAGCAGCAGGCTGTCGTGGATGACGAGCTGTACGATCAGGCTGTCCAGATCGTGTCAGAAGCGCAAACGGCCTCGGCCTCGCTTTTGCAGCGGCGTTTGCGGGTAGGCTACACGCGAGCGGCCCGGTTGATCGACATGATGGAAGCGCAAGGAGTCGTCGGCCCGTACGAAGGGTCGAAGCCGCGAGAGGTCCGTGTGCCTCGTCCTTCCATTGAATCCAATATTTCCTAA
- a CDS encoding stalk domain-containing protein, with amino-acid sequence MNCWLHKRSRLRSAGILGAFFACLGLWLSGGLASTAAAKEPGPVISLVVDGKGVESDVLPLRQNGRMLVPIRVIAEATGSQVEYDAEQQRVSFGQKGKHVSLDVNSRLAYVNGERVTLEAPPIIVNQRTLVPLRFVSEALGYQVEWDATSSVAHVQTKPVEDRAVTVEEAANPYVVQPNDTLGAIALRHGTTMSAIKKNNYLSSDQLTIGQILFLPHAAKKAEHPLADKVGDKRLLGQEYLFPFNDASWYEPYGDSFGSDREWTESHNGSVRRHEGIDIMAPKGTPIYSVSDGTINRVGWNTYGGWRINITDKNGQFRMYYAHLSAYAPGLRVGGTVKAGQLIGFVGDTGYGGPGTVGMFAPHLHFGLYRNDNGRAVDPYDYLRYWEQNKVVSLFG; translated from the coding sequence ATGAACTGCTGGCTACATAAGCGCAGCCGTTTACGTTCTGCCGGGATTCTGGGCGCTTTTTTTGCCTGTCTTGGTCTGTGGCTGTCTGGCGGACTAGCCAGTACGGCAGCGGCAAAAGAGCCAGGTCCGGTCATATCGCTGGTAGTGGATGGCAAAGGGGTGGAGTCTGACGTTTTGCCGCTGCGCCAAAACGGACGGATGCTCGTGCCGATCCGGGTGATTGCCGAAGCGACAGGGTCGCAGGTCGAGTATGATGCCGAGCAACAGCGCGTTTCTTTTGGCCAAAAAGGCAAGCATGTCTCGCTCGATGTCAACAGTCGGCTGGCGTATGTGAACGGGGAGCGGGTTACGCTGGAGGCGCCGCCGATTATCGTCAATCAACGTACGCTCGTGCCGCTGCGCTTCGTCAGCGAGGCGCTCGGCTACCAGGTGGAGTGGGACGCGACGTCGTCCGTGGCGCACGTGCAGACAAAGCCTGTGGAGGATCGTGCCGTCACGGTAGAGGAAGCCGCCAATCCGTACGTGGTGCAGCCAAATGACACGCTCGGGGCCATTGCGCTTCGCCACGGGACGACGATGAGTGCGATCAAGAAAAACAACTACTTGTCCAGCGATCAACTGACGATTGGGCAAATTCTGTTTTTGCCGCACGCGGCGAAAAAAGCGGAGCATCCTCTGGCAGACAAGGTCGGAGATAAACGCTTGCTCGGTCAGGAATACTTGTTTCCGTTCAACGATGCGAGCTGGTACGAGCCGTATGGCGACAGCTTCGGTTCCGATCGCGAATGGACGGAGAGCCACAACGGCAGTGTCCGCAGGCATGAAGGCATCGACATCATGGCGCCAAAAGGGACGCCGATCTATTCGGTTTCGGACGGGACGATCAATCGCGTAGGCTGGAATACGTACGGCGGCTGGCGGATCAACATTACCGATAAAAACGGGCAGTTTCGCATGTATTACGCCCACCTCAGCGCCTACGCTCCCGGCCTTCGCGTCGGGGGGACGGTCAAGGCAGGACAGTTGATCGGATTTGTCGGAGATACAGGCTATGGCGGTCCAGGTACGGTGGGGATGTTTGCGCCTCATCTGCATTTCGGGCTGTATCGGAATGACAACGGACGAGCTGTCGATCCGTACGACTACCTTCGTTACTGGGAGCAAAACAAAGTGGTAAGCTTGTTTGGGTAA
- a CDS encoding ABC transporter permease: MNKVIAVFTKESFLVPVVAIILGLLTGAIAMLAGGFNPIQAYMALIEKVFGSAYNFGETIRQITPLIFTGLAVAFAFRTGLFNIGAEGQFIVGMIAATTVGVSFDLPAYIHAPLAVIAGAVAGGLWGSIAGYLKAARGVNEVITSIMLNWVALYLANWVMNAFFIPAGQQRSEMIKESSMITISWLSQMFDSARLHWGTLLAVLAAIFFYVILWKTKSGYELRAVGLNPHASEYAGMNVNRNVVNAMFIGGMFAGIGGACEILGVFHYQAIMTAQPGYGFDGIAVALIGGNTPLGVVLAAILFGILTFGAAGMKFGAGVPVELIRVVIASVIFFVAAHGIVKIFVKPILKKKKEGGN, translated from the coding sequence ATGAATAAAGTGATTGCCGTCTTTACAAAAGAATCGTTCCTCGTTCCTGTCGTCGCGATCATTCTCGGCCTGCTGACCGGGGCGATCGCCATGCTGGCAGGCGGCTTCAACCCGATTCAGGCTTACATGGCCCTGATCGAAAAGGTATTCGGAAGCGCGTATAACTTCGGGGAAACGATCCGGCAGATTACACCGCTGATCTTTACGGGTCTTGCAGTGGCGTTTGCCTTTCGGACAGGACTGTTCAACATTGGGGCAGAGGGGCAGTTTATTGTAGGGATGATCGCTGCGACGACAGTAGGGGTTTCTTTTGATCTTCCTGCTTACATCCACGCTCCTCTCGCTGTGATTGCAGGTGCGGTAGCAGGCGGCCTGTGGGGCTCGATTGCCGGTTACTTGAAAGCCGCTCGCGGCGTGAACGAGGTTATCACCAGCATCATGCTGAACTGGGTCGCGCTGTACTTGGCAAACTGGGTCATGAATGCGTTTTTCATCCCGGCCGGACAACAGCGTTCGGAAATGATTAAGGAATCATCCATGATTACGATTAGCTGGCTCTCGCAAATGTTTGACAGTGCCCGCTTGCACTGGGGAACCTTGCTTGCTGTGCTTGCCGCTATCTTTTTCTACGTCATTCTTTGGAAAACGAAGTCCGGCTACGAATTGCGTGCCGTAGGTCTGAATCCGCACGCTTCCGAATATGCGGGGATGAACGTAAACCGCAACGTCGTCAATGCGATGTTCATCGGCGGCATGTTCGCGGGGATTGGCGGCGCTTGCGAGATTTTGGGCGTGTTCCATTACCAGGCGATCATGACTGCGCAGCCAGGCTATGGCTTCGACGGTATCGCTGTCGCGTTGATCGGCGGAAATACGCCGCTTGGCGTCGTGCTTGCCGCCATCTTGTTCGGGATTCTCACTTTCGGGGCAGCCGGCATGAAGTTCGGCGCTGGCGTGCCTGTTGAGCTGATCCGTGTCGTAATCGCTTCGGTCATCTTCTTTGTGGCGGCGCACGGCATCGTGAAAATTTTTGTCAAACCAATCTTGAAGAAGAAAAAGGAAGGTGGAAACTGA
- a CDS encoding ABC transporter ATP-binding protein: MRGITKRFPGIVANDNITLSVKQGEIHALLGENGAGKSTLMNILFGLYQPDEGEILINEKVVKITSPNVANELGIGMVHQHFMLVETFTVTENIVLGNEPKNGLQIDIQSAEKAVEKLSNQYGLKVDPRAKIQDISVGMQQRVEILKTLYRGADILIFDEPTAVLTPQEIHELIEIMHNLVKEGKTIILITHKLKEIMAVCDACTIIRRGKVIDSVLVKDTNPDELAAKMVGREVNFRVDKTAAKPKETILAVENLTAMGNRGVNALNNLSLEVRAGEILGIAGVDGNGQSELIEVLTGLRKATSGRVLLNGKDITNQSPRDISESGLSHIPEDRHKRGLVLDFTMSENMVLETYFHPTFNKNGFLDYGAIDKHAAKLIEEFDVRTPSIYTPARALSGGNQQKAIIAREVDKNPDLLIAAQPTRGLDVGAIEFIHRRLIEQRDKGKAVLLLSLELDEVINVSDRIAVIYEGSIVGIVDAKSTSEQELGLMMSGGKRMPGGGNDE, from the coding sequence ATGCGAGGGATTACCAAGCGGTTCCCGGGGATTGTGGCAAACGACAACATCACGCTTTCTGTCAAGCAAGGCGAAATTCATGCGCTTCTCGGCGAGAATGGCGCAGGCAAGTCGACGTTAATGAACATTTTGTTTGGCCTGTATCAACCAGATGAAGGCGAAATCCTTATCAACGAAAAAGTAGTGAAGATTACAAGCCCTAACGTTGCCAACGAGCTTGGCATCGGGATGGTGCACCAGCATTTTATGCTTGTGGAGACGTTTACGGTAACAGAAAACATTGTATTAGGAAACGAACCGAAAAACGGGTTGCAAATAGATATCCAAAGCGCTGAAAAAGCGGTGGAAAAGCTGTCAAATCAATACGGGCTAAAGGTTGATCCTAGAGCAAAGATTCAGGATATCTCCGTAGGGATGCAACAACGCGTAGAGATCTTGAAAACGCTTTACCGCGGGGCCGACATCTTGATTTTTGACGAGCCGACTGCTGTTCTTACCCCTCAGGAAATTCATGAACTCATTGAAATCATGCATAACTTGGTCAAAGAGGGCAAGACCATCATCCTGATTACCCACAAGCTCAAGGAAATCATGGCCGTCTGCGACGCCTGCACGATTATCCGTCGCGGGAAAGTGATTGACTCCGTGCTGGTTAAAGACACGAACCCGGACGAACTGGCAGCCAAAATGGTGGGGCGCGAAGTCAACTTCCGCGTGGATAAAACCGCGGCGAAGCCGAAGGAAACCATCCTCGCTGTCGAAAACCTCACCGCCATGGGCAACCGCGGCGTCAATGCGCTGAACAATCTCAGCCTGGAAGTGCGGGCGGGCGAGATTTTGGGGATTGCAGGCGTAGACGGCAACGGGCAGAGTGAACTGATTGAAGTTTTGACCGGGTTGCGGAAAGCAACCAGTGGCCGTGTCCTTCTCAATGGCAAAGACATTACGAACCAGTCGCCGCGGGATATTTCCGAATCGGGCTTGTCGCACATTCCGGAAGACCGTCATAAGCGCGGATTGGTTCTCGATTTTACCATGAGCGAGAATATGGTGTTGGAAACGTATTTCCACCCGACGTTTAACAAAAACGGCTTTCTCGACTATGGCGCGATTGACAAGCATGCGGCCAAGCTGATTGAGGAGTTTGACGTGCGCACGCCGTCGATCTACACGCCAGCGCGAGCATTGTCCGGAGGGAACCAGCAAAAGGCGATTATCGCCCGGGAAGTGGACAAAAACCCGGATTTGCTGATCGCGGCGCAGCCTACACGCGGTCTGGACGTAGGGGCGATCGAATTTATTCATCGCCGTCTGATCGAGCAACGCGACAAAGGCAAAGCGGTTCTGCTGCTTTCCTTGGAGCTGGATGAGGTCATCAACGTCTCTGACCGGATTGCCGTGATTTATGAAGGTAGCATTGTAGGAATTGTCGATGCGAAATCGACGAGCGAGCAAGAGCTGGGCTTGATGATGTCCGGCGGAAAACGAATGCCTGGAGGAGGAAACGATGAATAA